The following coding sequences lie in one Azospirillum humicireducens genomic window:
- a CDS encoding M20 aminoacylase family protein, with product MTIPATVRLDPAAEALAPEMRRWRHHLHAHPETAFEEHETAAFVAAKLRDFGLEVATGLGRTGVVGTLKGRRPGNRAIALRADMDALHIQETNGFAHRSVNPGRMHACGHDGHTTMLLGATKILAEDPDFAGTLHVIFQPAEENEGGAREMIADGLFERFPVEGVYGMHNWPGLPLGQIALRPGPMMGSYDIFEVVIHGKGSHAAMPHMGNDPVTAAGHLLTALQTIPGRSLHPLDSAVVSPTWIFGGDTWNVIPSDVTLRGTVRAFKESVQDMVEARLRTLAEHTAASFGCSASVRYERRYPATVNSPAETALCAGVAAALVGEENIDHDPMPSMGAEDFAFMLKQRPGCYIWLGNGPAEGGCLLHNPAYDFNDANLAIGASYWVALAKALLPAEAAQ from the coding sequence ATGACCATTCCCGCGACTGTCCGCCTGGACCCGGCCGCCGAGGCGTTGGCGCCCGAAATGCGGCGCTGGCGGCACCATCTGCACGCCCATCCCGAAACCGCCTTCGAGGAGCATGAGACCGCCGCCTTCGTCGCCGCCAAGCTGCGCGACTTCGGCCTGGAGGTGGCGACGGGGCTGGGCCGCACCGGCGTGGTCGGCACGCTGAAGGGGCGGCGTCCCGGCAACCGCGCCATCGCGCTGCGGGCCGACATGGACGCCCTGCACATCCAGGAGACGAACGGCTTCGCCCACCGCTCGGTCAATCCGGGCCGGATGCATGCCTGCGGCCATGACGGCCACACGACCATGCTGCTGGGAGCCACGAAGATCCTGGCCGAGGATCCCGATTTCGCCGGAACGCTGCATGTCATCTTCCAGCCGGCGGAGGAGAATGAGGGCGGCGCCCGCGAGATGATCGCCGACGGGCTGTTCGAGCGTTTCCCGGTGGAAGGCGTCTACGGCATGCACAACTGGCCGGGCCTGCCGCTGGGGCAGATCGCGCTCCGTCCGGGGCCGATGATGGGCAGCTACGACATCTTCGAGGTGGTGATCCACGGCAAGGGCAGCCACGCCGCCATGCCCCACATGGGCAACGACCCCGTCACCGCTGCCGGCCATCTGCTGACCGCGCTGCAGACCATCCCCGGCCGCAGCCTGCACCCGCTGGACAGCGCGGTGGTGTCGCCGACCTGGATCTTCGGTGGCGACACCTGGAACGTCATCCCGTCCGACGTCACGCTGCGCGGCACCGTGCGCGCCTTCAAGGAGAGCGTGCAGGATATGGTGGAGGCGCGTCTGAGGACATTGGCGGAACACACCGCCGCCTCCTTCGGCTGCAGCGCCAGCGTGCGCTACGAGCGGCGCTATCCGGCGACCGTCAACAGCCCGGCGGAAACCGCCCTGTGCGCCGGGGTGGCCGCGGCCCTGGTCGGGGAGGAGAACATCGACCACGATCCCATGCCGTCGATGGGCGCCGAGGATTTCGCCTTCATGCTGAAGCAGCGGCCGGGCTGCTACATCTGGCTCGGCAACGGACCGGCCGAGGGCGGCTGCCTGCTGCACAATCCGGCCTACGACTTCAACGATGCGAACCTCGCCATCGGCGCCAGCTATTGGGTGGCGCTGGCGAAGGCGCTGCTCCCGGCGGAGGCCGCGCAATGA
- a CDS encoding L-2-amino-thiazoline-4-carboxylic acid hydrolase, translating to MTHSDATPPIPAAPAAPSLHAMPILDRRRVEAAFAKALYDQLVPEIGRERARAVLARAIETMAREAGAAMAAEDRATRGTADLATFRDRLALWTAGDALRLEVVESTPDRLGFNVTRCRYAESYREMGVQEIGDILSCNRDGEFMCGYLPDARFTRTRTIMQGDSHCDFRYSLPASGSMETPE from the coding sequence ATGACCCACAGCGACGCAACCCCTCCCATCCCTGCCGCGCCGGCCGCGCCATCGCTCCACGCCATGCCGATCCTGGACCGACGGCGCGTCGAGGCGGCCTTCGCCAAGGCGCTGTACGACCAGCTGGTGCCCGAGATCGGGCGGGAGCGGGCGCGGGCCGTGCTCGCCCGCGCCATAGAGACGATGGCGCGCGAGGCCGGCGCCGCCATGGCGGCGGAGGACCGCGCCACCCGCGGCACCGCCGATCTGGCCACCTTCCGCGACCGGCTCGCCCTATGGACCGCCGGCGACGCCCTGCGGCTGGAGGTGGTCGAAAGCACGCCGGACCGGCTGGGCTTCAACGTCACCCGGTGCCGCTATGCGGAGAGCTACCGCGAGATGGGCGTGCAGGAGATCGGCGACATCCTGTCGTGCAACCGCGATGGCGAATTCATGTGCGGCTACCTGCCGGATGCCCGCTTCACCCGGACCAGGACCATCATGCAGGGCGACAGCCACTGCGACTTCCGCTACAGCCTGCCCGCAAGCGGCAGCATGGAGACCCCGGAATGA